tggaacagtcgttaagacagaTTACAGACGGtcggcaattaaggtcacagttatggctgagagaggctggactgagggcttgtaggcctgttgtaaggcaggtcctcaccagacatcactgacaACAACATCACCTATAGGCACAAACCCACCTTCGCTGGACCAGACATGACTGGcagaaagtgctcttcactgacgagtcgcggttttgggtcctgttggatcggagggtgagggctagggtcattcccccagaaaatgtccgggaacttgcaggtgccttggtggaagagtggggtaacatctcacagcaagaactggcaaatctagtgcagtccatgaggaggagatgcactgcagtacttagtatctggtgtggcagCCAGCTGCAtcgactgttacttttgattttggaTATGAATGCCCACTCCCCATTGCTATTCAATGCAGATCCCGCTTTCATTCTGCTTTGATCAACCTTTTTTTGACTCTGTGTCTGAATCTGGGCCGTGATAGGCCACTTTGTGGTATAGCAGAGCCGGTATGCAGTTCCCTAAAAATATGGCGCTCAGGACAGCTCCGGCCCTGTCAAGCCAGCTAACCAGTTGGGTAATGTATATTTCTTTGTTATCCTTTCCTCAGATACACAGTTCTGTATGACAGTGCACCACTTCACCAGTCATGGCAAGACCAAGTTTGTGACCAAAAAGTGTGCTGCCAGGGAGGTGTGTCATGCTTCAGGCTGTAGACATCACAGGGACATGGGTCACACAGTAAGTCCATACACCAAAACCCACGATCATCTGTCTCCTAAGGAATTTGTAGAATCAGCTGAAAAGTATTTGTCATTACTGCTGCCTTTGTGTTTTGATTTTGTTGTCGCTCACTCCTccgctctgtctcctctgtctcctctccctcttgtaGGAGTGTGTGTCGTGCTGTGAGGGTATGATCTGCAACGTGGAGGTCCCCACCAACCACACCAATGCTGTGTTTGCCATGAGGCAGCAGGCTTATAACTCAGCCCCACCCCAGGCCCCTGTGAGGACAGCGTGGGGCTGCTGCTGGATGACATTACTCACCACCCTGGGCCTGGGGTTGACCAGACTGGTCCTACTGTGACACTGCTGTCCCTCAGAGCATGTCCCTATAGAGGGGACCAGACTATACCAGAGCAGCATGTTCCTCTGAACATGGAGGATGTGTGTTGTTACAAGTGTGGTGATAATCTGTGTTAAAGATGTCACATAGATCAATCGAACAATCACGAAGGACTACAGCAGTGTCCTAATGAATGATGCTTGGTTTGTTAACATTGGTTGCATCTACATAAGCCAATGGGACTGGAGAAAGCATCCATGGAATCAATAGAATTGGACAAAGACCAATGGTCAGTTGATCTATAAAATTGGATGTAGCTTGCCAGCTAGTGGAGTTGGCAAGCAGAGGAGTTAACCGGAAGGGTTCAAGGAGGATCATGCCCATCAtaagtctaatgtccattgctgatTCAAAGATGGATGCCCAGTGACCGATCCTTCAATCAGCCCTGGCCAGAGCCCCAAACTACTATACGGAGCATGCCGAATGAGAGGCTGGAACCGGGAGACTTTAAATGTTCCACAGAACATTCCCTAGGATTATTCATGGTCCTGGGAATGTTAATCGTGTGTTCTCTGTGGGATTTTGCAGCACTGCAGTGCACACATGGACCAGGAATGACTGGAGACATAGGCATGCCCCATGCCCATTGGATCAGGGAGAACTTTGGGAGATGATGATAGACATGGAATCTGGCGTAAATGTATTAGTACTTGATCCATAGTATGGCACAAAATGAAAGCATTTTGCACTTGAATGTTTTGTTAAGAAATATTGTTACTTGTATTTTTTTTAGCATAACTTGTGAATATCCTTAAATAAAATGGAAAGAACTATACTTTTGGAAAGATGTACTTTTCTATATATTTAGCTTTTCTCGACAACATGCCTTAATGACATTACAGTGTTACTTTTACCAGAATGTATTATCTCTTTGCAGAAGTCCCATGTCTGTGGCCATATGACAACATGGTGCTCATTATGACCGTTATGTAGTTCCTAGCATGTGAGACTGATTCACCAAGCTGTGTGCTGGCCCTGTTTCTGCCTCATGTTGTGAAGAGGTCTTATCACATCTGTTCTTAGATCTGGAAATCTCAGAAAAATATGGAATATGATATTTATTTACATAAATAGTTGCAATGTCTGGTGATGTAATATGGCATAAAACTATCATTGCCATGAAGTTGTGAGAGATTAACGACAAAGGATTTTATGACTTTCCATGTCAGCAACATGAAAAAGTTGACCTTTTTAAAGGTTAACCTTCTTATCGTGTTTTATTGATATTTAATGAATATGTCAAGAAACCATGGAATGTTCAGTTATTTATGGCATATTAtagggtgggtctaatcctggatgctgattggttaaaaccgagTTCCAGCCGGTGTCTAATCCCCATGTTACCACCCACTAAGGCTAcattgaaatgcctatttactgtTCCATCTCACTGCTTAATCCACCGTcgcatcagcccagccaggcaatttaggAACTTGATCTCTactgtaaaaagcatctagacattatctcccatttTCTTTTAGACTATCATTTCGTTTTCAACAGTGGCGGCTTGTATAAAATGTGCTGTCTGTCTCCCTGACATCTGTAACGTTGTTTCAATATGGAAATTCGAACTTCAACTGTTTCATAGTTTGAAAGTGCTGGGACGAGATGGACAGGCAGGCAActtttctcagccagttgaaatcatgaatcagcataatgTTTATGGATACATACAAATACATTTCAATAGAAAAACAGGTCAAACAAAATTAAACACAGCTAGTTTGCTGTTTTTCCAGATGCCGTTTGAAGTGATTGCGTTAGTGTAGTTGTCTAGCTCCTCTGAACTGTGTCCTGgagttgtcactagttaccacagccacaaagtaacaCTTGGCTGTTTCATAAATAATTATTGGAACAAAAAGCTTTTTGGTCATAATTTAAGTTTAGGGTAAGGCATAACGTTAGCAGTGTTGTTAAGGCTATGGCTGAGGTTTggtttcaaatcagattttaagaagagaaGAACGAGTAGAAACAggcagggtttatgactttgtggctgtggtaactagtgacaaccgtGTCCTGGCAAGAGATCAAATTGTCTATGCCGGGCAAAATCGTgtatcattagctcattgttatggatgtatccaaataaatgtcactagaaacagcttaaacaaatgcaaatgcagttCATTTCTGTTATTCTGGCTGTACTGTTTGATGTGACTGTGTTAGTGGAAGttggctagcaagcaagggataagaacgtttgCCAGACAGCATGGcgatggaacatttagaacgaacgactggctCGCGTCCATAGATATCGAACAAAAAGACTAAACTACTGGGTCTCTGGCAACCTAACCGATAGAATGAACGGCCAGCCGGCTAGGGttgcaaccctagatttgtgtcagggCTATATTTTGTGGAAgcatgaaatagtatgaatataTTCATACAAATTATGtttttatgaaaatatgtcaatctttatttgaatatgttggtaaccccttgtataaaagggataatgccctcgaagtcggtgtttggaggatatattggcacggtttgctaACAACAACActcgtgccaatatatcctccaagcaccggcttcttgggcattatcacttaagtaaTAACTTTTCCTATGAATTGCCATACAATGTTTGTTCCTTTATTTCTCAGCGCTTGGTAACCATGACTGCCTGTCTCCGTTTAAATGGTAAACTCTCAAATGTTTCAAACTAACGCAATTAGTTTTTATGAAGAATCGTAAAGGGCAGTTCACATTTGCAGAATCTCCACCTTACAGGGTTCATATTGTACAATTACCAATATCCTAATGATCAGAGAGGTAATCTGTATTTGCTGTGATAGTGTTAATGGGAGCTGGGGGGTTATTATCAGAAGCTCTTCTGTTTGCCTTGTTTTCTCAGGAGTGTGTTTTAAGAAAGCCACTCGGCTTGCAGCCTGATGCATGATAGATTAGCATGGTTGGTTGTGAGCTACCATAACACCCCTATCCAGTGAGAGTATAGCCAGTAGGGGCCTCACCTGCACCTAGCCCTTGGGTGCACCATGAAGGAGGGTGTTGAAGGGACTGTCAAAACAGACACTCACTTCCTGAAATTAGGCCCTGGGGGAACATTCTCATTTCTGCCttgtcatgtgttttttttttttaaaccagactATTACAGAGATAAACATGCTCTAAAAACAGTACAGGTCATCTAGAacagtcagggtgtgtgtgtgtgcgtgtgtgtgcgcaaggAGGCACGATACGTTGGGGGATGGGTTTCCATTGTCCAAGACCAGTGAAAGTGTGTGTTTGGCTGTTTTGGCTTCACAGAAGAGGCCTCACTGGACAGCCGTTGActtgggactgtgtgtgtgtgtgtgtgtgtgtgtgtgtgtgtgtgtgtgtgtgtgtgtgtgtgtgcgcacgctgTTTGCTCTGGCCGCTGCTCGCTTTGTTCTGGCTTTATTAGGCATGGAGCTGCAGCCTGTTACTTTCCACCCTCTCTGGAGTCATCGGTCTCACAAAGACCCAGTGACGCTCTCGAGCCACCCCACATACCCCCCTCAGATTGGCCCCCGATGGCTGCTTTGTCTGTCAGCCGTTTACTGTCAGTGGTTGGAGCAGATTGCAAAATGTATTGCTGGCTCAGATTAAAAACACTTGCTTGATCAAGACATTCTGATGCACTGGAATACATCTTAACTAAATGCTATTGATAGATATGTTAGATCCACAGGATACAATTCTGTGACTGTATGGGATTAATACTGGATGAAGTTGCATTGTAATGCTTCACATGGACCGCATTTAGCCCCTGCTTTACTATGCCATAACAATTGCATAAAGACAATCTTCTATTGAATTAAACTTAATCCAATTCTGACATTATCATCCACTGAAGCACAGTATTAGATTATATGTCACTTTTAAgttattaaaaataaattaatggATTGAAAATAGAAAAGCATTAGTTTAGTATTGGGACTCATGACTTCTGTCAATAGGCACATTTGAAGTGGTCTGGGCAATTAGGTAACCAAACCACATTTATAACTGAGTTAGGCCAATCCCATAATGCTTCTGTAATGAAATGGTTGAGCCAAGATGTCAATGATCAACTAAGTACGGTCAAGACTTTCTGCTATGCTTGGTTGACCAGCAGTATGCATGCCAATCATATTCACCTCTTGTccccctttctttctttttctttctttctttccttctttccttccttccttcctaccttccttccttccttccttctctctctctctcaactgtaTATTCTTCCTCTGATGTTGCAGGTAGGCCTCTAAAAGTGGATATCACTTACCTCTTTCTCATGTTTAATAGCAAATCTGACCATTTCCCCTCTGAACAATTTTTGTTTCCTCCTCAGGCCCCTAGTTGTCCTTCTCTTACAGTCACAGTATTGGTTGGAGGTGGGTTTTGGTTACCTAACATGAGTCTTTGTCCGGGTATGTTTACACGGCGACGGCCAATCGGGGATTAACATTCCGATGTGAGGGCAGAGTTCACAATGCTAATTGGCTGACAGTATTTCAGAGGGCGAAATCCCAGCACTTTATTCTGCTATGGGGATCTTAGCCCCTTGATACAAGGTTAAGCTGAGTCTCGAAGGGTTGGCCAAACCCCAGTGAGACTCTTACCAAAGGAGAGACAGGAACTCTAATGACTCAAAGGAAAGGGTCTGCTGATAGATCGAGGTGGTGTGGCTGGCTAGTTTTTTCAACTAAGGAGATTAGTATTGAAAGTGAATGAAAGAAGTTATTTAAAACTGTACTCTTTTGTTTTTCTTGTTGACTCTGGACAAATTGTTCAATTTCATAGGTTACATGTTCTAAGAAGAACCCTTTGTCTGTACAGCCTGGGAGATTTGGATCACCAGACTAGTTTCAAGTAAAATTGGGCCAGTAGTATTCTAATATGCCATCCTAGTACCCTTGGAATGTATTATGCATAGTAATTGTGCCGGGAGGGTCAATTCTCTTTCAACCCAGTGTCTTTTTAAACCATTCAATGTTTGATCAGGGTGTGTGGATGGGGACATCCCCAGGTTAAACTATTACTCTCTTCCCAATCCTAAAAATGTCTTCAGGTGATACTGTATGTCTCAGATACAAATGTTGACAGGTTACACACACCTTTTGACTATATTATGTGTCCAGTtgtataccatggcattgttgaatactcatttCTGATTAGCTTGAAGGGACTTCTAGAGCGTGCGTTTTTTCCCTATAACACACTGTATATCAATCAGCACGGTAGAATTCACTGGCTATTGTTCTTACTTGTtatatgtttgagctgcttttgaaagcaaaagtcaaaTTAAAACATTATTGACATTGTTGAATACGATTTTCATCATAtcaagctaggactgatggtttggttagctaaactagcaagtctgtttgtttggttaccaaggcaactactgttgctctctagtaaacttgctagatACTTCAGtagatgttgaacacatttctaccggcaaatgaacacatttatagtggtaaatgtgttaaattatagcgaTGGTATAAAGGGATTAATCAACTCAGGGCTTTATGCGTtttctggaaaataatgcaactccgtgGAAAGTTAGTTGCACTCCGTTAGCGCTCAATGTTATGCTCAATGATTCATGTACAGTAACACGGGAAGAATTGAAACCTTTGGCTCCCACAATGTTGTCATTGCTTAGGGTTTGAGTTAGCTCTCAACATCAGTTATACTGATTGGCTAGGCTGGCATGTTTAATCTGGTTCTACAGGTCCTCTCATCATGTGTCACCAGCCTCATAAACCTGCCAGCCGTCGACACATGTTGTCTGGGTTAGTCATTATGCCCTCTCAGATCTGAAGCCCAGGGAGGTCCAGCAGAGAGGGTCGCGGCCTTCCAGACCACCCCAAAGACACCCCTTCATGTCTGGGGTGGTAACGGCAGGTCAGGCTCTAGCCTTGGAGTAGGTATGGAGGCCCTCCTCCCATGTAGTGTAGTGAAAACACTGATCTCAAGGCTCCTCAGACCAGCCCTGTGATCTGCTTTCCACATCCCATTACTCAGTCACAGCAGGAGAGGCCCTGTGATGCCAAAGAACCTGCTGGGATCTCACACCTCCTGTTTACACAAGACTGGTTATGCTACTAGGGCTCCATTCGGAACTGGATAGGTGGCTGTTGCTGTAGGTGTGAAAAGAGAGACGGTAGCAGCTCCTCTACAGTTCACaggcatctctttctctcttcaaagAGATTGTTGGTGAAGCCTGGTCCTGGATATCCAGAACTTCTGCTATACTAATAAGGGCGACTTCTGAAGACTTGACTACGATAAAGGTTAAAACAGGAGGCGCTGATGATTGAAAAGGAAGGTGGGAAAGTGAGAAACGAGAAAAAAATAGTTGCTATCAGCTTTCCTGAATGCTCTATTGCAGATGGTCTTGGCAGTCCATCTTTTATAAAAAGGTATGAATGACTTCCGAACGTGGccagtatattttttttaagaaacAGTTGTTGATGGATAGATCATATCCTGAGGCTTTATCATTTTTCTTATTTTCCTCATAGTATCCCATCAAAGCCAACACTTTAATTCAGCCTTAAGTGGCTCATGGACTATTTACTCCAACCTCTTCATCTCAGTGTGTGTTGTACGGACCCTGTTAAATCTAAAGCACAGTTGAAGGGAATGTCCAGGTACAGTAACTAAGACCCTGCAGGGGGCAACTCCTCAACATCATCTTAACACTTTAAGATGAGATGCTGTCAAGCCTCGACAGAACATAGGCTGAAACCCATCAGAGCAATTCATTGAAAACCTGTATTTAGTCTCTCAGGTTGACTGAGCTGAGAAGATATGTCCAATTATCAACAGTCAGAGGTTGGTTGTGTCTTGTGCTTATGGATCTAACGTCAAAGAATTTCAAAGATCTTCTCACTAGTTGTTTCCCGCCTCTTGACCTCGGGCAGTTTGCGGAATATTCTATTAATTCAATCAAATTTGTTTTCTGTTATCATCAGCCTCAATTATGTATAAATTATTATTTGTCTGTGGATACACATCAACAAACATAGCATAAGACAGAGGTTCTGTTTAAGTCactatctttctgtctctgtctatcttctACATGTTTTGGGATATGTCCTTTGATGTCCATGGACAGGGCGTAGGGTGGCCACAGACTAAGCTCCCCCTGTAGGGACCACAGGGTGGCATGACCCTGCCTCTGATCCAGGTCACAAGACAGGTGGATCCTACCATTCACAGTTTGGAGAGGGTGACTTGTTAAGGCTCTTTAGATCTTCAGGGTGTTTGAAGTAAAGGTGCTCTATTACACAGATGTAAATGTCTGGAATCTCTATATACAGACTAGATTGTTGATAACTGTTGCCTAAAAGATGTACACTAATGGTATTTTAGTGGGaccaaagtagattggtcactgTGTATTATAGCAATGCTGTATCAGGATAGGGTCACAAGTCAGAGCAGGTAAGGTCATTTCCATTAAGTCCCCCAAGGGTTGGAGTTTATAAAACATTTGCATTTGTGTTCAGAGTAGTCTCTCGTGAGTCGTGACATCGAGTATCAGATTTGGTTTGGGTGCCGAGATTATGATTACAGTAATGTGATTATTTGATTGATCATGCATGGCTATGGTGCATGACAGCAGACGTGTGTCTTTCACTGTTTAGGATATAGATGGTTGCATTTAGTCCCAACATGCTACCCTGTCTGAGGTGTTGACGGAGAAGACGAGGGGTTGTTGGCAGCCTTGTCTCTACAGCTCTGCTCTGATGTGTGGACAAAACACTTAGACTCGACATGAACATACAGTCCCACACCGCTCTGGGCTAAAGGCTATTTAGTTGGGTTTACAAATGCATTAGAAAGGTGTGGAAATCAAACAGAAGATACAGTAAAACTCACTTGTAAGGGCTCTTCAAATACATTTTGCAGTCAGAATTTGCCTACTTTATATCCACATGACAAATACCAGAGAGTTCTGGAGAAAAGGTCAAGTTACAGCTTCAGTTTTCTTTTATCATGAGGCCATTTCCAAAGTGCACTTTAAACAGGCGGATGAGATGGGATGAGCCCAGCTCTAGTGTCCGATCTACTGATAATGGGTGTAATGCCTATATGTAGTCATCCAGGTCTCAAGTCTTTAAGTGGAGGGGTAGAGCCCTGGCCTCTGCTCTATGACTGCAGAGTTGATGTTCCCCGCTATATGAATAGGCCTCTGTCTGTAGACGTGTCCTCTTCACTATCCCCATTGTCTCTTCTGATTGACAGGCCTGCCTTTGATAACGTTAATGGATGTGATATCCCAGACTGCATTGCATGCAGAGCAGCGTCCCTGATCAAGAGGAAGAGGTATAGTCCTATAACTTTACTCAGTTGTTATTTTTCAGAAAAAAATGGAATGAACCAAATATGGCCTAAAACTGTTGGCAGTGGGATACTTTTGGGATGATTTAATGAATGCATAAAAGTCTAAAAATAGGCAGTCAAAAAAATATACAACATTAATATGCTTTGATGGTTTTCCTGAGCCTGAGTGTACTGTAAAATCATTGCAGTGGGTTTTCTGTAGGCATTCTGTACACACCATCACAAATAAATCTAGCTATGACATGCCACACTGAGTGATGTCATTAGTCCATAGGATTTGATTCAATTAGTGGAAgtgtgtgtgctctctctctctccaccccttctctctttcaTCCTTTTTTTGAGCTAATATTTTAACCTATTTTAATCTCCCACATTCCTCAGGTACCATGTCTCTTCTCCTTCATACAAATCCCCTCCTTCTACACCTTCcattcatcttctctctctctctctctctctctctctctctctctctctctctctctcaattcaattcaattcaatgtgcTTTatgggcatgggaaacatacagtatgttaacatttccaaagcaagtgaggtaggtaatatacaaaagtgaaattaacaatatctctctctctctctctctcttttctcttttctctctctctctctctttttttctcttcttTTATCCTGAAGTTAAATAATCCTTATCTTGAGGCTGGGCCCTCTGCAGTCCTCGCTCCACCATTACAAGACACCTGATCCTTGGTGAGGAGGTTGTAATTTTGGCAAATACAGTTTTTTTTAGATCTTAACTTCAAGTGGAATCCAGTCATGCTTGAAATGCTGTACATGGAACCAATGATATTTTTACGACAATTGAATTCCATGAATAGGAGGCAATGTCAGGAGGGAAAAACGAGTGATTATGTGTGTGATTAGGAACTATAACTTTACTTGATTTATGCAATAAAAATGTGTTCACAAGACATAACTTATTTCAATCAACTCAATTCTGGGTGTTTGTTATTGAGAGTCTCGTTCATGTTAAGCTATTTCCTGTACTAAGATCCAAAAATGATAATGACAAAATTGACAGCTTAATTTGATCAGTGATAGGCTTATATTATGAAAGAAGTGTCTCAATGACATTTGATGTAGGCTACAGCCCCTCTATACATGTCTATTTCCTACTCCAATAAATAGCTCTGAAAGGTGATGTATGTCACATCAAACCCTCAGAATAGTTTGTTTTTAACTGCAATGAGAAACAAACACATACATTCATTAATATTAATGAATTAACT
The genomic region above belongs to Oncorhynchus mykiss isolate Arlee chromosome 3, USDA_OmykA_1.1, whole genome shotgun sequence and contains:
- the LOC110520190 gene encoding ly6/PLAUR domain-containing protein 6B, with protein sequence MMSFSMALHLTAVIQLLVLVAICDQVTADRINFYNVKPPVEATPFPKSFKCFTCEQAADNYNCNRWAEDKWCPQNTQFCMTVHHFTSHGKTKFVTKKCAAREVCHASGCRHHRDMGHTECVSCCEGMICNVEVPTNHTNAVFAMRQQAYNSAPPQAPVRTAWGCCWMTLLTTLGLGLTRLVLL